CCTGGCCGTCGCGCGCGGTGAGGGTGGCGGCGGAGCGTACGCCCACGAAGGAGTATCGAGACCATTGAAATGCCGTGCGGCCGTTCTCCGCGGACTCCAGCAGGAAGGTGCCGGTGCGCTCGGCGGCGAGCTTGCGGTAGAGCGCGACCGGGGTGTCGCCGTCGGCGAGGAGCTTGCGGGTGACCGGAATGACGCGGCGGTCGGTGGCCAGCTTGCGGAACGTCTCGAGGTCCATGGCGGCTGACCTTACTGATCCGTGGCGGGTACGCCGGAATCGGCGTTCTCGACCAGTACGTCGGCGTCGAAGCAGGTGCGCGCGCCGGTGTGGCAGGCGGCGCCCACCTGGTCGACCTTGACGAGCAGCGTGTCGGCGTCGCAGTCGAGGGCCACGGACCTGACCCACTGGAAGTGGCCGGAGGTGTCGCCCTTGACCCAGTACTCCCGGCGGCTGCGCGACCAGTAGGTGCAACGGCCGGTGGTGAGCGTGCGGTGCAGCGCCTCGTCGTCCATCCAGCCGAGCATGAGCACCTCACCGGTGTCGTACTGCTGGGCGATGGCGGGGACGAGCCCGTCGGCGCTGCGCTTGAGGCGCGCGGCGATCCGGGGGTCGAGATTGCTGGGCGGGGGCGTGCTGGTCATGTCTGCCATTGTGCCGCGCGCCACTGACAGTGACGGGTCGCGTCCACTGGATGGGAAGGAGCGGCGCGAAGCGACTCGGTGAGGGGTGGTGGTCGGGCGACGGGTGGGCGGACCTTCCGCGCAGTCGTAGGCTGACGGCATGTCGACTTTCGCCAAGCGTGAACGACTTCTCCTCGCCGACCTCTTGGAAACGGCGGGCCCCGAGGCCCCGACCCTCTGCGAGGGCTGGCAGACCCGGGATCTGGCGGCGCACGTGGTGGTGCGCGAGCGCCGCCCGGACGCCGCCGGGGGCATTCTGATCAAGCAGCTCGCGTCCCGCCTGGACAAGGTGATGGAGGAGTTCGCCGCCAAGCCGTACGAGGAGTTGCTCCAGCTGATCCGCACGGGTCCGCCACGCTTCTCGCCCTTCCAGCTCAAGCAGCTCGACGAGGCGTCCAACACGATCGAGTTCTACGTCCACACCGAGGACGTCCGCCGCGCCCGGCCCGACTGGACGCCGCGCGCGCTCGACCCGGTCTTCCAGGACGCCCTGTGGTCCCGCCTGGAGCGCACCGCCCGTCTGATGGGCCGCGGCACCCCGACCGGCCTGGTGCTGCGGCGCCCGGACGGCCGTACGGCGGTCGCCAACCGGGGCACGCCGGTCGTGACGGCCACCGGGGAGCCGTCGGAGCTGCTGCTGTTCCTGTACGGCCGGCAGAGCGCCGCGGAGGTGGAGCTGGACGGCGAGAAGGAAGCGATCACCAGGCTGCACAGCGGAAAGCAGCTCGGGATCTGAGAGGACCGGCCATGATCAAGGTCGCCATGACCAGCGTGTACGTCGACGATGTCACGAAGGCCCACGCGTTCTACACCGAGGTCCTGGGCTTCGAGACGCGTCTGC
The sequence above is a segment of the Streptomyces asoensis genome. Coding sequences within it:
- the hisI gene encoding phosphoribosyl-AMP cyclohydrolase → MTSTPPPSNLDPRIAARLKRSADGLVPAIAQQYDTGEVLMLGWMDDEALHRTLTTGRCTYWSRSRREYWVKGDTSGHFQWVRSVALDCDADTLLVKVDQVGAACHTGARTCFDADVLVENADSGVPATDQ
- a CDS encoding TIGR03085 family metal-binding protein, encoding MSTFAKRERLLLADLLETAGPEAPTLCEGWQTRDLAAHVVVRERRPDAAGGILIKQLASRLDKVMEEFAAKPYEELLQLIRTGPPRFSPFQLKQLDEASNTIEFYVHTEDVRRARPDWTPRALDPVFQDALWSRLERTARLMGRGTPTGLVLRRPDGRTAVANRGTPVVTATGEPSELLLFLYGRQSAAEVELDGEKEAITRLHSGKQLGI